A window of Citrus sinensis cultivar Valencia sweet orange chromosome 7, DVS_A1.0, whole genome shotgun sequence contains these coding sequences:
- the LOC107175527 gene encoding uncharacterized protein LOC107175527, whose protein sequence is MVKDIESMSLSELAASVQRVSFRLATMVTCYKTWSARHEKKLQADNQELKKKVESADRSKEKLAELNKQLTELEEKVAVAESTSSKLEGELGDLRSDLQATQIERDTLRAALEGEIKSLGEQLAEEKGKSADVDDRLDAEYDSGVAFSYKCIMSVLKEEYLELDMSKLEAGVERYMAGVCQGDKEQGEQNQVEAPLDEVQEGGAGGRAFKMGQGSMPPPPSIADPPPPGTTDPSPAEAVDPLNP, encoded by the coding sequence ATGGTGAAGGACATCGAGAGCATGAGCCTCTCCGAGTTGGCCGCTTCTGTTCAGAGAGTCTCCTTCAGGCTGGCCACAATGGTCACGTGCTACAAGACCTGGTCCGCTCGTCATGAGAAGAAGCTCCAGGCTGATAACCaagagttgaaaaaaaaagttgaatctGCTGACCGCTCCAAGGAGAAACTAGCCGAGCTGAACAAACAGCTTACGGAGCTTGAGGAGAAAGTTGCTGTTGCTGAGTCCACTTCCTCCAAGCTTGAGGGCGAGTTGGGTGACCTGAGATCTGATCTTCAGGCTACTCAAATTGAAAGGGATACTCTGAGGGCTGCCCTTGAGGGGGAAATCAAATCCTTGGGCGAGCAGCTGGCTGAGGAGAAAGGCAAATCCGCTGATGTGGACGATCGGCTGGATGCCGAGTATGACTCTGGGGTTGCCTTCTCCTATAAGTGCATCATGTCTGTGCTTAAGGAAGAATATCTCGAGCTGGACATGAGCAAGCTGGAGGCTGGAGTGGAGAGGTACATGGCTGGGGTCTGCCAGGGAGATAAGGAGCAAGGTGAGCAGAATCAGGTGGAGGCTCCTTTAGATGAGGTGCAGGAGGGGGGAGCTGGGGGACGTGCTTTTAAAATGGGACAAGGATCCATGCCGCCTCCTCCCAGTATTGCTGATCCTCCACCTCCTGGGACAACTGATCCTTCACCTGCTGAAGCCGTTGACCCTCTTAATCCTTAG
- the LOC127898885 gene encoding uncharacterized protein LOC127898885 yields the protein MEELYERIEGRGLLYTPTPITKPAHQRDKSRFCKFHNTHGHTISQCRDLRIQVEDLVRNQYLDEYVDGVSPVSESQYAQDEGVERGLEREQPTIQVIAGGPTLAGDSNRARKNYGRYAVTGREVLLNLPAAKKARVRRVPIMWTEDDEEGILYPHEDALVIKALVASTELRRILVDTGSSVDILFKSALDDMRISDLKLERTNTSLKGFGG from the coding sequence ATGGAGGAACTATATGAAAGGATCGAGGGACGAGGACTGCTATATACTCCGACCCCTATAACGAAACCCGCTCACCAGCGTGATAAGAGCAGGTTCTGCAAATTCCACAACACTCACGGTCATACTATCAGCCAATGCCGTGACCTAAGGATTCAGGTGGAGGATTTAGTGAGGAACCAGTACTTGGATGAGTACGTAGATGGAGTGTCCCCCGTCAGTGAGTCGCAATATGCACAGGATGAAGGAGTTGAAAGGGGTTTGGAACGAGAACAGCCGACTATCCAAGTTATAGCAGGAGGGCCAACATTGGCCGGGGATTCAAACAGAGCACGGAAGAACTATGGGAGGTATGCCGTGACTGGCAGAGAGGTGCTTCTAAATTTGCCAGCAGCCAAGAAGGCAAGAGTGCGGCGAGTTCCCATCATGTGGACGGAGGATGACGAAGAGGGCATTTTGTATCCTCATGAGGATGCACTGGTGATTAAAGCATTGGTTGCTAGCACAGAATTGAGGCGAATACTGGTGGATACGGGCAGCTCAGTCGATATTCTGTTTAAGTCGGCCCTAGATGATATGAGGATTTCAGATTTAAAGCTAGAGCGGACAAACACATCATTAAAGGGATTTGGAGGTTGA